The Brachyhypopomus gauderio isolate BG-103 chromosome 12, BGAUD_0.2, whole genome shotgun sequence genome window below encodes:
- the fam43a gene encoding protein FAM43A produces MLPWKKNKFDLIEEEKQSKQKGYAVSLNYSALTSFAKSCPESALNRVGSMFKSKRKKVKITGEDPTYTVLYLGNATTIQSKGEGCTDVAVSKIWAKSDTGKNGTKMKLTVSSQGIRMVHVDEKTRRPGHLYLLHRITYCVADPRLPKIFAWIYRHEMKHKAVMLRCHAVLVSRPEKAKAMALLLYQTSSTALADFKRLKRRDDARHQQQQLIGEQSIPLVPLRKLLNGQCCYKPPVERSRSAPKLGSITEDLLGEEEEEEKATHECEDVLDTRADCARKLSQMVSDFGEMGIGNDVQTLRADLRVTRLLSGESTCSESSVESGSESVPNSTEEGKLREVG; encoded by the coding sequence ATGTTGCCTTGGAAAAAGAACAAGTTTGATCTGATAGAGGAGGAGAAGCAGTCCAAGCAGAAGGGATATGCCGTGAGTCTCAACTACTCCGCCCTGACCTCCTTCGCCAAGTCCTGCCCGGAGAGCGCGCTCAACAGGGTGGGGAGCATGTTCAAGTCCAAGAGGAAGAAGGTGAAGATCACCGGCGAGGATCCCACCTACACGGTCCTGTATCTGGGGAACGCCACCACCATCCAGTCCAAGGGAGAAGGTTGCACGGACGTGGCCGTGAGCAAGATCTGGGCCAAGAGCGACACGGGGAAGAACGGCACCAAGATGAAGCTGACCGTGAGCTCGCAGGGCATCCGGATGGTCCACGTGGACGAGAAGACGAGGAGACCGGGACACCTGTATCTGCTGCACAGGATTACGTACTGCGTGGCGGACCCGCGGCTCCCGAAGATCTTCGCCTGGATCTACCGGCACGAGATGAAACACAAGGCGGTCATGCTGCGCTGCCACGCCGTGCTGGTGTCCAGGCCGGAGAAGGCGAAAGCCATGGCGCTGCTGCTGTACCAGACGTCCTCCACCGCCCTGGCGGACTTTAAACGCCTGAAGAGACGGGACGACGCGCggcaccagcagcagcagctgaTCGGAGAGCAGAGCATCCCCCTGGTGCCGCTGAGAAAGCTGCTGAACGGACAGTGCTGCTACAAACCACCGGTGGAGCGCAGCAGGAGCGCCCCCAAACTGGGCTCCATCACCGAGGACCTGctcggggaggaggaggaggaggagaaagccACGCACGAGTGCGAGGACGTGCTGGACACCCGGGCCGATTGCGCACGCAAGTTGTCGCAGATGGTGAGCGACTTTGGAGAGATGGGCATCGGGAACGACGTGCAGACGTTGCGGGCGGACCTGAGGGTCACGCGCTTGCTGTCGGGCGAGAGCACGTGCAGCGAGTCGTCGGTGGAGAGCGGGTCGGAGTCGGTACCGAACAGCACCGAGGAAGGCAAGCTGCGAGAGGTTGGCTGA
- the lsg1 gene encoding large subunit GTPase 1 homolog, with protein MGKKTRGGGASLGRSLIKERLNAGRRNRRSDTWLHTSELNDGYEWGRLNLQSVTEQSSLDDFLATAELAGTEFIAEKLNIKFVPAEARTGLLTEEESKRLKKLHKDNRQFLRIPRRPHWDENTSPEVLQLAERDSFLTWRRDLARLEEEQKLILTPFERNLDFWRQLWRVIERSDVVVQIVDARNPLLFRCPDLEKYVTEVSSHKVNMLLLNKADLLTAEQRQAWARYFQEEGVRAVFWSALAEAERLEALEKGEEQAGLDRSDPECEEQASFSPKGTRDLQERTEEEEESEEEEEGAIVNSGDCSSEDDWQTCSEMSGDEGEAKVYEGSSERASFHNSSHLLHKEELLEVFKSAHSGPTCKDGQLTVGLVGYPNVGKSSTINTILRNKKVSVSATPGHTKHFQTLFVESGLCLCDCPGLVMPSFVSTKAEMICNGILPIDQMRDHIPAISLVCQTIPRSVLEGIYGINIIKPREDEDPERPPTAEELLRAYGYMRGFMTAHGQPDQSRSARYVLKDYVSGKLLYCHPPPHISAEHFQPQHSSFSTQAAHQGPSSHTSSTSKVKQIENSVDKNFFHQENARALTKGVQMVMGYRPGAGPVGHAQVPLDQQAGKPWKKHGNKNKKEKVRRLCKHLDA; from the exons ATGGGGAAGAAGACGCGTGGTGGAGGCGCAAGTTTAGGTAGATCTCTGATCAAAGAGAGACTGAACGCAGGCCGCAGGAACAGGAGGAGTGACACATGG CTCCATACCAGTGAGCTGAATGACGGGTATGAGTGGGGACGTCTGAACCTGCAGTCTGTGACCGAGCAGAGCTCCCTCGATGACTTTCTGGCCACAGCAGAACTTGCTGGGACTGAATTTATTGCAG AGAAGCTAAACATCAAATTCGTGCCGGCCGAAGCCCGGACAGGCTTGCTCACCGAGGAAGAATCCAAAAGACTGAAGAAACTACACAAAGACAACAGGCAGTTCCTCCGTATCCCACGGAG ACCTCACTGGGATGAGAACACGAGTCCAGAGGTGCTGCAgctggcagagagagacagcttcCTGACATGGAGACGAGACCTAGCGAG GCTGGAAGAGGAACAGAAGTTGATTCTCACCCCCTTTGAGAGGAACCTGGACTTTTGGAGACAGCTCTGGAGAGTCATTGAGAGAAG tGATGTTGTGGTTCAGATTGTTGATGCCAGAAACCCCTTGCTGTTCCGTTGCCCAGATCTA GAGAAATATGTTACAGAGGTCTCCAGTCATAAGGTGAACATGCTGCTTTTGAATAAAGCTGATTTACTGACTGCAGAGCAGCGGCAGGCCTGGGCCAGGTACTTCCAGGAAGAAGGAGTCCGGGCGGTGTTCTGGTCAGCCCTGGCCGAAGCCGAACGCCTGGAGGCCCTGGAGAAG GGAGAGGAGCAGGCGGGTCTGGACCGGAGCGATCCAGAATGTGAGGAGCAAGCTTCATTCAGTCCCAAGGGAACTCGGGACTTACAGGAGAGGactgaagaggaagaggagagtgaggaggaggaagagggtgcCATTGTGAATTCTGGGGATTGTAGTTCAGAGGATGACTGGCAGACCTGCTCTGAGATGTctggagatgaaggagaggcAAAGGTGTATGAAGGTTCCTCGGAGCGAGCTTCTTTTCATAACTCAAGCCACCTGCTGCACAAAGAGGAACTCCTTGAAGTGTTTAAATCTGCACATTCTGGACCCACATGCAAGGATGGCCAGCTCACTGTGGGACTG GTCGGCTACCCTAATGTCGGCAAAAGCTCCACTATCAACACCATCCTGAGGAATAAGAAGGTTTCGGTGTCTGCTACACCTGGACACACTAAACACTTCCAG ACTCTGTTTGTCGAGTCTGGTCTCTGCCTGTGCGACTGTCCTGGCTTGGTCATGCCTTCCTTCGTGTCCACCAAAGCAGAAATGATCTGTAATGGGATTCTCCCCATTGACCAGATGCGAGACCACATCCCAGCCATCTCCCT CGTTTGTCAGACTATTCCACGATCTGTGCTAGAGGGAATTTATGGGATCAACATCATCAAACCAAGAGAAGACGAGGACCCTGAGCGTCCGCCCACCGCTGAGGAGCTGCTGAGAGCATATGGAT ATATGAGGGGCTTCATGACTGCACACGGACAACCAGACCAGTCCCGATCCGCCCGCTATGTGTTGAAAGACTACGTGAGC GGGAAACTCCTGTACtgccacccccctccccacatcAGCGCTGAACACTTCCAGCCTCAACACTCAAGCTTCTCAACGCAGGCTGCTCACCAAGGGCCTtcctcacacaccagcagcacCTCCAAGGTCAAGCAGATCGAGAACTCCGTCGATAAAAACTTCTTTCATCAG GAGAACGCCCGTGCACTAACCAAAGGGGTACAGATGGTGATGGGCTACAGGCCTGGTGCTGGGCCTGTGGGCCACGCCCAGGTGCCCCTGGACCAGCAGGCCGGGAAGCCCTGGAAGAAACACGGCAACAAGAACAAGAAGGAGAAAGTGAGAAGACTCTGCAAGCACCTGGACGCTTGA